TCAGCACCCCGAGCACGTCGGTGAACCAGAGTCGGATGAAGCGGATGTCGCGCTCCTCGACCGTGCGGAGCACGAACTCCTGCTGCCTGTCCATGTGCCCATCCTGCCCGATACGTGTGAACCGTGGGTGACGCGCCACGACGGCGGCGTCGATCCGGCCGGGACCGAGGTCCCGGACCGCCGTCGCCTACGCTAGCGACCATGGCAGCATCGGGCCACAACCCCTCCCCCCAGACCGAGCCGACCGCCGGTGTGAGGTCCGTCACGCCGGACCCCGCCGTCCCGGGCGGCATCGCCCCTGGTGCGCGCCGCGTGCGCGTCCACCACCTGCGGCAGGCGAAGGAGCGCGGCGAGAAGATCACCATGCTCACCGCCTACGACGCCGCCACGGCGGCGCTGTTCGACGCCGCGGGCGTCGACACCCTGCTCGTGGGCGACTCGATCGGCAACACCATGCTCGGCCACGCGACGACGCTCCCCGTGACGCTCGACGACATGGTCCGCGCAGGTCGCGCCGTCGCGTCCGCGGCGCGGCGCGCGTTCGTCGTCGTCGACCTCCCCTTCGGCACGTACGAGGAGGGACCCGCCCAGGCCCTCGCCTCGGCCGTGCGGATCATGAAGGAGACCGGCGCGTCCGCCGTGAAGCTCGAGGGCGGACGGCGCAGCGCCGCGCAGATCCAGGCCCTCACCGAGGCCGGCATCCCCGTCGTCGGGCACCTCGGGTACACGCCGCAGTCGGAGAACGCGCTCGGCGGACCGCGCGTCCAGGGCCGCGGCGACGAGGCCGCCGAGGACCTCAGCCAGGACGCCCTCGCCGTCCAGGAGGCCGGGGCGTGCGGCGTGGTGCTGGAGATGGTGCCGCGCGAGCTCGCGGCCCGCATCACCGAGTTCCTCGCCATCCCCACGATCGGGATCGGTGCGGGCCCCGACGTCGACGGCCAGGTCCTGGTGTGGACCGACATGGCCGGGATGACCGGCTGGTCGCCGCGGTTCGCGCGCCGGTTCGCCGAGGCCGGCGCGCTCCTGCGCGAGGCCGCGCAGGAGTACGCCGACGCCGTCCGCTCCGGCGAGTTCCCGACGGCGGAGCACACGTTCGAGCAGTGACGCCCGCGCCGGGGCGGGCCCTGCGGTCAGCCCCGGCGCCAGTCCTCGTCCTCGGACTCCCAGTCGTCGTTGCGCTGCGACGCCGTGTCCAGGGCCTTGGCCGCCTCCTCGCGGGTCGGGTACGGGCCCATGAGGTGCGACCACGACGACTTCTCGTCCGCGGTCTCCACCTGACCGGTCTTCGTGTTGAACCAGAACTGCCCACCGCCGTTGTTCTTCTCGCTCATGACCCGAGCATGCACCAGGATGGGTGCCATGGCTGAGCAGAGCACGCAGCAGGTGGCCTTCGGCATCGACATCGGCGGGTCCGGGATCAAGGGCGCCCCGGTCGACCTCGCCACCGGCGAGTTCGCCGCGGAGCGGCAGCGGATCCCCACCCCGCACAGGTCGACGCCCGACGCCGTGGCGGACGTCGTCGCCGAGCTGGTCGCCGGGTTCGACCTGCCGGACGACTCACCGGTCGGCGTGGCGTTCCCCGCGCCCCTCGACCACGGCGTCATCCGTTTCATCGCGAACCTGCACAAGTCGTGGAAGAGCGTCGACCTGCCCGCGCTGCTGCACGACCGGACCGGTCGCGAGGTGGTGGCGGTCAACGACGCCGACGCCGCCGGCGTGGGTGAGCACCGGTACGGCGCGGCCGCCGGACACGACGGCGTCGTCCTCGTGGTGACCCTCGGCACCGGCATCGGGTCGGCGCTGCTGGTCGACGGCGTCCTGGTCCCGAACACCGAGCTCGGGCACCTGGAGATCGACGGGCACGACGCCGAGTCGCGGGCCGCCGACTCGGCCCGGCAGCGCGAGGAGCTGTCGTACGAGAAGTGGGCCAAGCGGCTCCAGCGGTACTTCGAGACCGTCGAGATGCTGCTGTCGCCCGACCTGATCGTCGTCGGCGGCGGCGTGAGCAAGCACCACGAGAAGTTCCTGCCGCTGCTGGACCTGCGCGCCGAGATCATCCCCGCCACCCTGCGCAACAAGGCGGGGATCGTCGGCGCGGCGTCCCTGGCGGCGCGCCCGCACTGACGCCGGACCGCACCCACGGACGACCGTGGAGCCCTCGCCCGCACCGGGCGGGGGCTCCACCGGCGTCAGCCCGCGACCAGCGCGTCCAGGTGCAGGGTGCGCAGCACGTCGCGGACCTCCGGCGGCGGGCCGTGCACCGACACCTGCAGACCCTCGTCGCGCCCGATGCGGCAGAGCTGGACGAGGAACGCGATCCCCGCCGAGTCGATGAACGTCACGCGGGCGACGTCCACGACGACGGGCAGGTCACGCTGGAAAGCGCCGGCGAGCGCCGCCGACGCCTGGTTCCGCAGGGCGCTGTCGATCTCGCCCCACAGGGTCACCCTGCTCACGGTCGGCTCCTGCGCGAGCAGGATGCCCCCGGACCTGACCTCACTGGTGAGTGTCACCGTCGCACCTTCGTCCTCGGAGTCCACGCCCCCTGCGTGCCACGGCGCGGCACCGGCGTGCTCGGACTCGTGACCTCGTCGTCACGATGCGGCCACCGTACTCCCGGGCGACGCTCAGGTAAAGCGCCCCTTGGCCTTTCTTGACCGAATTTTCACCCTCGTCACCGGGACGAAACCTCGTCGAAGTCGATGCGCAGGACGCGGCGCCGCGAAGTCGGCGCCGACACCTCGGTCAGCCCCGCCGCCGCGAACACCTGCGGCGTCCCCACGCTCGCCTCGTCCCACACCACCTCCCCGCCGTCCGCCGCCACGATCGGGTACCCCTCCAGCGCCGCCGCACCCCGCGACCGGGCGAACTCCACCGCCGCGGCCGCCAGCTCGTACGTCAGCCCCTCGCCCCGGAACCCCGCGCGCACGACGAAGCACGCCGCCACCCACACGTCCGCGTCGTCCCGGTCCTCGTGCCGGCCGCGCCACGCCACCGGACTGCGACCGAAGTAGCGCCGGTACGTCGGTCGCGGCGCCACCGCCACCCACCCCACCGGCTCGCCGTCGTCGTACGCCACCAGACCGCTCGTCGACGACGCCGCCGGGTCGCCCGCGCACGACTGCTCCGCCAGCCGCATCCGCCGCTCCCCCACCGGCATGTCCCACCACAGCCGGTCCCCCAGCACCTGCCGCTGGCACTGGCAGCGGCCCGCCTGCGACGTGCCCAGCACCGTCTGCACGTCGTCGAACGGGACCTCGTTCGCGGGACGGAACTCCAGGGCGGCCATGCGCGGCAGGCTACGCACCCCTGCCGACCCCGGCACGCGGGGGCCTCCCGCGCGCCGGGACCTGCTGGACGCCGACCTCGAGCACCACCCCGTGCACCTCGTCGCCGTGGTCGTCGGCGCCGCCGCCGGCTACGCGTTCGGTGCCTACCGGGCGCGCACGACGTACGTGCGGGCCGTACCGCAGCATCGCGGGCTCGTGCTCCGCTACGGCGTCGAGTCGTTCGTCGCCCTGGGGATCCTCGTCGTCATCAAGATCGTCGCCGAGCAGGACCTCCTGCCGGACGGTGACGTGTTCCGCGGCGTCGTCGCCGCGCTGCTCGGCTTCCTCGTCGTCGAATCCTTCGCCCGCGTCCTGACGCTGCTGCGCCGCTACCCGGGCGACCGCGCCGGGTCCCCGGCCCCGGAGGCCGGCTCGTGACGGCGGGCAGCGCCGACCTGGGGAAACACGCTGCAACGGACGGGCGCGGTCCGGCATGATGCAGGCGTGCTCCTGACCCTGACGACCACGCACCGCCCCGCCACCGACCTGGGCCACCTGCTGCACAAGCACCCCGACCGGGTCCAGGAGTTCGCGCAGTCCTTCGGGACCGCCACGGTGCTCTACCCGGAGGCGTCGGACGAACGCTGCACCGTCGCGCTGCTGGTCGAGATCGACCCGGTGCGCCTCGCCCGCACCGCCGGCCGCGGCACGCCCGACTTCTCGCTGTCCCAGTACGTCAACGACCGCTCGTACGCGGCGTCGTCGCTGCTCGGCGTGGCGCTGGCCGACGTGTTCAGCACGGCGCGCCGCGGACGGTCGGACTCCCGCCAGCACCTCGCCGACGCCCCGCTGCCGCTGGAGGTGCACGTCCCCGTGCTGCCGTGCCGCGGCGGGCCGGAGATCGCCCACCGGCTGTTCGGGCCGCTGGGCTGGAGCGTCACCGCGACCCCGGTCCCGTTGGACGACCGCTTCCCGGCCTGGGGCGACTCGCGGTACGTCTCCCTCACCCTGACCGGCGACGTCCGCCTCGCCGACGCCCTCAACCAGCTCCACGTGCTCCTGCCCGTGCTGGACGAGGCCAAGCACTACTGGCAGGGCGACGACGAGGTCGACAAGCTGCTCCGCTCCGGGGAGACCTGGCTGGCCGGGCACCCCGAACGCGAGCTCGTCACCCGCAGGTACCTCGGCCGCCGCACCACGCTCGCGCATACCGCCCTGACCCGCCTGGCAGAGCTGGACGGCAGCACGGGGAGCAGCCTCGCCCCGGCCGAGGACGAGGAGGTCGCGCAGCCGCCGGAGCAGCGTGTCTCGCTCAACGCCCAGCGGCACGAGGCCGTCCTCGCGACCCTGCTGGAGCTGGGGGCGGGTTCCGTCGTCGACCTGGGCTGCGGTCCGGGACAGTTCCTCGCACGACTCGTCGACGAGCCGTCGTTCACGCGGGTCGCGGGCGTCGACGTCTCGACCCGTTCCCTGCGCACCGCGGCCCGCCGCCTGCACCTCGACACCCTCAGCGAGCGCCAGGCCGCCCGCGTCAACCTGTTCCAGGGTGCGCTGACCTACACCGACGCCCGGTTCGCGGGTTTCGACGCCGCCGTGCTGATGGAGGTGATCGAGCACGTCGACCCGCCCCGGCTGGCCGCGCTCGAACGCGTCGTGCTGGGCACGGCCCGGCCCGGCGTCGTCCTGGTGACCACCCCCAACGCCGAGTACAACGCGAACTACGAGGGCCTGACCGGGATGCGTCACCCCGACCACCGGTTCGAGTGGGACCGTGCCACGTTCCAGCGGTGGGCCGAGCGCGCCGCCGCCGAGCACGGTTACGAGGTCACGTTCCGCGGGATCGGCGACGTCGACCCCGCACGCGGCACCCCCACGCAGATGGCGGTGTTCCGCCGTGGCTGAGCGCACCACCCCCGAGGAAGGCAGGACCCCCCGCATGGAGCAGACGCGGCAGATCGGCGTGCCCGCCACCGGGCTGGTGCTGCTCGTCGGCGTGTCCGGCAGCGGCAAGTCCACGTTCGGCGCCCGCCACTTCGGGCCCCACCAGGTGATCTCCTCCGACTTCTGCCGGGCGCTGGTCTCCGACGACGAGAACGACCAGGACGCCACCCCGGACGCCTTCGACGTCCTGCACTACATCGTCGGCACGCGGCTGCGGCGGGGACTGCTCACCGTCGTCGACGCCACGAATGTGCAGGCCGCGGCCCGCGCCTCCCTCGTGCGGCTCGCCAAGGAGCACCACGTCCTCGTCGACGCGATCGTGCTCGACGTCCCCGAGTCGGTCGCGATCGAGCGCAACGCCGCCCGGCCGGACCGGTCGTTCGGCGCGCACGTCGTCACCCGCCAGCAGCGCGACCTCAAGCGCTCCCTGAAGCACCTGCGCAAGGAAGGATTCCGGCGCGTCCATGTGCTGCGCGGCGACGACGTCGAGCACGCCGTCGTCACCCCCGA
This Isoptericola jiangsuensis DNA region includes the following protein-coding sequences:
- the panB gene encoding 3-methyl-2-oxobutanoate hydroxymethyltransferase, yielding MAASGHNPSPQTEPTAGVRSVTPDPAVPGGIAPGARRVRVHHLRQAKERGEKITMLTAYDAATAALFDAAGVDTLLVGDSIGNTMLGHATTLPVTLDDMVRAGRAVASAARRAFVVVDLPFGTYEEGPAQALASAVRIMKETGASAVKLEGGRRSAAQIQALTEAGIPVVGHLGYTPQSENALGGPRVQGRGDEAAEDLSQDALAVQEAGACGVVLEMVPRELAARITEFLAIPTIGIGAGPDVDGQVLVWTDMAGMTGWSPRFARRFAEAGALLREAAQEYADAVRSGEFPTAEHTFEQ
- the ppgK gene encoding polyphosphate--glucose phosphotransferase, which translates into the protein MAEQSTQQVAFGIDIGGSGIKGAPVDLATGEFAAERQRIPTPHRSTPDAVADVVAELVAGFDLPDDSPVGVAFPAPLDHGVIRFIANLHKSWKSVDLPALLHDRTGREVVAVNDADAAGVGEHRYGAAAGHDGVVLVVTLGTGIGSALLVDGVLVPNTELGHLEIDGHDAESRAADSARQREELSYEKWAKRLQRYFETVEMLLSPDLIVVGGGVSKHHEKFLPLLDLRAEIIPATLRNKAGIVGAASLAARPH
- a CDS encoding STAS domain-containing protein produces the protein MTLTSEVRSGGILLAQEPTVSRVTLWGEIDSALRNQASAALAGAFQRDLPVVVDVARVTFIDSAGIAFLVQLCRIGRDEGLQVSVHGPPPEVRDVLRTLHLDALVAG
- a CDS encoding GNAT family N-acetyltransferase, which translates into the protein MAALEFRPANEVPFDDVQTVLGTSQAGRCQCQRQVLGDRLWWDMPVGERRMRLAEQSCAGDPAASSTSGLVAYDDGEPVGWVAVAPRPTYRRYFGRSPVAWRGRHEDRDDADVWVAACFVVRAGFRGEGLTYELAAAAVEFARSRGAAALEGYPIVAADGGEVVWDEASVGTPQVFAAAGLTEVSAPTSRRRVLRIDFDEVSSR
- a CDS encoding 3' terminal RNA ribose 2'-O-methyltransferase Hen1 produces the protein MLLTLTTTHRPATDLGHLLHKHPDRVQEFAQSFGTATVLYPEASDERCTVALLVEIDPVRLARTAGRGTPDFSLSQYVNDRSYAASSLLGVALADVFSTARRGRSDSRQHLADAPLPLEVHVPVLPCRGGPEIAHRLFGPLGWSVTATPVPLDDRFPAWGDSRYVSLTLTGDVRLADALNQLHVLLPVLDEAKHYWQGDDEVDKLLRSGETWLAGHPERELVTRRYLGRRTTLAHTALTRLAELDGSTGSSLAPAEDEEVAQPPEQRVSLNAQRHEAVLATLLELGAGSVVDLGCGPGQFLARLVDEPSFTRVAGVDVSTRSLRTAARRLHLDTLSERQAARVNLFQGALTYTDARFAGFDAAVLMEVIEHVDPPRLAALERVVLGTARPGVVLVTTPNAEYNANYEGLTGMRHPDHRFEWDRATFQRWAERAAAEHGYEVTFRGIGDVDPARGTPTQMAVFRRG